Proteins encoded by one window of Syntrophus gentianae:
- a CDS encoding HU family DNA-binding protein, translating to MNKSELIEALSKKEGLTEKKAIEVINLLFKGFTEELQNGGRIEIRGFGSFVVRNYNAYTGRNPKTGKNIKVSPKRLPFFKVGKELKERVDGKE from the coding sequence ATGAACAAGTCCGAACTCATCGAGGCTTTGAGTAAAAAAGAGGGTTTGACAGAAAAAAAAGCCATTGAGGTGATTAATCTGCTTTTTAAGGGTTTTACCGAGGAACTGCAGAATGGAGGACGAATAGAAATTCGTGGGTTTGGCAGCTTCGTTGTCAGAAACTATAATGCCTATACCGGGAGAAACCCAAAGACGGGGAAAAATATCAAGGTGTCTCCGAAGAGATTGCCTTTTTTCAAGGTTGGCAAAGAACTCAAAGAGCGAGTTGATGGTAAAGAGTGA
- a CDS encoding superoxide dismutase, translating into MSILLPDLPYAKDALAPYISSNTFDFHHGKHHKTYVDNANKLLAETDLVNESLESIILKTAGDAARVGIFNNVAQVWNHSFYWQCMQPNGGGPATGAIAAKIQSTWGSFEKFAEEFKNAGMTQFGSGWAWLVLEKDQLKIVKTANADTPIAHGLKPLLTVDVWEHAYYLDYQNRRADYLNTFVEKLINWNFVNFLLG; encoded by the coding sequence ATGTCCATTTTGCTGCCCGATTTACCCTATGCCAAAGATGCACTGGCACCGTACATCAGTTCGAACACCTTTGATTTTCATCATGGCAAACACCACAAGACCTATGTGGACAATGCCAATAAGCTTCTTGCAGAGACGGATCTCGTCAACGAAAGTCTGGAATCGATCATCCTGAAAACGGCCGGTGATGCAGCCAGAGTTGGAATCTTCAACAATGTGGCTCAAGTCTGGAACCACAGCTTTTACTGGCAGTGCATGCAGCCCAATGGCGGAGGACCCGCAACCGGCGCAATCGCTGCAAAAATTCAATCAACATGGGGAAGTTTTGAAAAATTCGCGGAGGAATTCAAAAACGCCGGGATGACCCAGTTCGGCAGTGGGTGGGCGTGGCTTGTCCTGGAAAAGGATCAACTCAAAATCGTCAAGACAGCCAACGCGGACACTCCGATCGCCCATGGCCTGAAGCCACTTTTGACGGTCGATGTATGGGAACATGCCTATTATCTCGATTATCAGAACCGCAGGGCTGATTATCTGAACACTTTTGTTGAAAAATTGATTAACTGGAATTTTGTCAATTTCCTTCTTGGTTAA
- the radC gene encoding RadC family protein: MEPSSTPLPHYIGHRQRLKKKFFECGLQSFHDYEVVELLLSYAIPRRDLKILAKDLLGRFGSLKGILDADLKDLTQTRGISLHAAGLFKLVIEIGALYLQEKVREKPQITCTSELLDFCKTALGGLKDENFCVLYLDTQNRVIAFEILQKGIVNQAIVYPRQVLEKALLHKSSALILVHNHPSGFVKPSDADIRLTRTISETARLLDILVHDHLIIGENRFFSFREEGIMPLSQ; the protein is encoded by the coding sequence ATGGAACCTTCATCGACTCCACTCCCCCACTATATCGGCCACCGGCAGCGGTTAAAAAAGAAATTCTTTGAGTGCGGACTTCAGTCCTTTCATGATTACGAGGTGGTGGAGCTTCTTCTCTCCTATGCCATTCCTAGAAGAGACCTCAAGATCCTGGCCAAGGATCTACTGGGGCGTTTCGGTTCCCTTAAAGGCATTTTGGATGCTGATTTGAAAGATCTCACCCAAACAAGGGGCATCAGTCTCCATGCCGCTGGCCTGTTTAAACTGGTTATAGAAATTGGAGCGCTTTATCTTCAAGAAAAGGTCAGAGAAAAACCCCAGATTACCTGTACGAGTGAATTGCTTGATTTCTGCAAAACAGCACTGGGCGGACTGAAGGATGAAAATTTCTGCGTTCTGTATCTCGACACGCAAAACCGAGTTATTGCCTTTGAAATCTTACAAAAAGGAATTGTGAACCAGGCCATTGTCTACCCACGTCAGGTGCTGGAAAAGGCGCTTCTTCACAAATCTTCGGCGTTGATCCTTGTGCATAACCATCCTTCAGGATTCGTAAAACCATCAGATGCTGACATCCGCCTGACGCGGACCATCTCCGAGACGGCAAGGCTTCTGGATATCCTTGTACATGACCACCTGATCATTGGTGAAAACAGATTTTTCAGCTTCCGTGAAGAAGGAATCATGCCCCTTTCGCAATAA
- the elbB gene encoding isoprenoid biosynthesis glyoxalase ElbB has product MAKIGVLLSGCGVYDGAEIHEAVLTLLYLDKAGADILCLAPDMDQLDVLNHLTGQPMAEKRNVLVESARIARGNIQNIRDFTAADLDGIILPGGFGAAKNLSNFAVKGTKAEVHPEVKRLLNEMVQAGKPIGAICIAPATLTKALSGIQPEVTIGDDSKMSSAIEAMGGRHRIATVEEICVDLPHKLVTTPAYMLGPSIKNVAVGIENLVMKVLELASS; this is encoded by the coding sequence ATGGCTAAAATCGGTGTTCTGCTGTCAGGGTGCGGCGTATACGACGGAGCGGAAATTCATGAAGCGGTACTGACACTTCTCTACCTGGACAAGGCAGGAGCGGACATCTTATGCCTGGCGCCCGATATGGATCAGCTCGATGTCCTGAATCATCTGACAGGCCAGCCGATGGCTGAAAAGAGAAATGTTCTGGTCGAATCGGCAAGGATCGCACGAGGCAACATTCAAAATATCCGGGATTTCACCGCTGCGGACCTGGATGGCATCATTCTACCCGGCGGTTTTGGCGCGGCAAAAAACCTCAGCAACTTTGCTGTGAAGGGGACGAAAGCCGAGGTACATCCCGAGGTGAAACGGCTCCTTAACGAAATGGTCCAGGCTGGCAAACCCATCGGCGCCATTTGCATTGCACCCGCAACATTGACCAAGGCCTTGAGCGGTATTCAACCCGAGGTAACGATCGGCGATGATTCCAAGATGTCTTCCGCCATTGAAGCCATGGGCGGCAGACATCGTATCGCCACCGTCGAAGAGATCTGCGTCGATTTACCCCATAAGCTGGTCACAACCCCGGCTTACATGCTGGGGCCAAGTATTAAGAACGTCGCGGTAGGCATCGAAAATCTGGTGATGAAAGTTTTGGAGCTTGCATCCTCTTAG
- a CDS encoding 30S ribosomal protein S1 — MVNDDNLISEQNEEKGENAGSQQNQSNEDTMGFKELYEQSLQNVHLGELVTGKIVQINSDVVMVDVGWKTEGYILAKELKDEEGNITVNVGDEIEVMVERRDQEGNLVLSRDKAAKMKVWDDVKSACDNSLPVKGTIIERVKGGLSVDIGITAFLPGSQVDIRPVRDLDKYVGQNLMFDVLKYDRKRNNVVLSRRSILEHEREAEKLETLANISEGAIVEGIIKNITDYGLFIDLGGIDGLLHVTDISWGRITKPSENFTKGDTITVKVLSFDREKERVSLGLKQLTENPWENITEKYPVGGIIEGKVVNLTDYGAFVELDPGVEGLIHVSEMFWTREIKHPSKVLSLGQNLKAMILDVNKENKRISLGLKQTTDNPWETLKQKYPEGTVIKGIIRNVTNFGIFVGVEDGIDGLVHVSDISWKQRVKHPSEIYKKGQEIEAVVLNIDVENEKFSLGIKQIEKNPWEEFCDKYSTGSIVSGKITNLTEFGVFVEVEEGIEGLVHISELSHKRVKSASEVYSVGDTISAVVKSVDVKGRKIRLSIKDTEVNTEGNHSVSQYLNNRENVGSNLGKALVEADVKLIDPNK, encoded by the coding sequence ATGGTTAACGATGACAACTTAATTTCAGAACAGAATGAAGAAAAAGGAGAAAACGCGGGAAGTCAGCAAAATCAGAGCAATGAAGATACGATGGGCTTTAAGGAATTATATGAACAAAGTCTTCAAAATGTTCACCTGGGAGAACTCGTAACGGGAAAAATTGTTCAGATCAATTCCGATGTCGTCATGGTCGATGTTGGCTGGAAAACGGAAGGGTATATCCTCGCAAAGGAACTGAAAGATGAGGAAGGCAACATCACCGTCAATGTAGGAGATGAAATAGAAGTGATGGTGGAGAGAAGAGATCAGGAAGGAAATCTCGTCCTCTCTAGAGATAAAGCCGCGAAAATGAAGGTGTGGGATGATGTTAAGAGTGCCTGTGACAATAGTCTGCCTGTGAAAGGAACGATCATCGAGAGGGTAAAGGGCGGGTTGTCTGTTGATATCGGAATCACGGCCTTTCTTCCCGGTTCGCAAGTCGATATCCGTCCGGTCAGAGATCTTGATAAATACGTTGGCCAGAACTTGATGTTCGATGTTCTTAAGTACGACCGTAAAAGAAATAATGTCGTTCTTTCCCGCAGATCCATCCTGGAGCATGAACGGGAAGCGGAAAAGCTGGAAACTCTGGCGAATATTTCTGAAGGCGCCATTGTTGAGGGAATCATTAAAAATATTACCGATTATGGTTTATTCATAGATCTTGGCGGGATTGATGGCCTTCTCCATGTGACGGATATCTCCTGGGGTAGAATTACAAAGCCCTCAGAAAATTTTACCAAGGGCGACACGATTACGGTCAAGGTCCTTTCCTTCGATCGCGAGAAAGAACGCGTCTCTCTTGGGCTCAAGCAATTGACTGAAAATCCATGGGAAAATATTACAGAGAAGTATCCTGTGGGAGGCATTATTGAAGGTAAGGTGGTCAACCTTACGGATTATGGCGCCTTTGTGGAACTGGATCCCGGCGTGGAGGGCTTGATTCATGTATCAGAGATGTTCTGGACGAGGGAAATCAAGCATCCATCCAAAGTATTGTCCTTGGGACAGAATTTAAAGGCCATGATCCTCGACGTGAATAAGGAGAATAAGAGGATTTCCTTAGGGCTCAAGCAGACAACGGATAATCCGTGGGAAACACTGAAGCAGAAATATCCCGAAGGGACCGTCATCAAGGGAATCATTCGAAATGTAACAAACTTCGGAATCTTTGTCGGCGTGGAGGATGGAATCGATGGACTTGTCCATGTATCGGACATTTCCTGGAAGCAACGGGTCAAGCATCCATCGGAAATCTATAAAAAAGGACAGGAGATCGAAGCTGTCGTCCTGAACATCGATGTTGAAAATGAAAAGTTCTCTCTTGGTATCAAGCAGATTGAAAAGAACCCCTGGGAAGAGTTCTGTGATAAATATTCAACAGGCTCCATCGTCTCCGGAAAAATTACGAACTTGACGGAATTTGGAGTTTTTGTCGAGGTTGAGGAAGGCATAGAAGGACTGGTCCATATTTCAGAATTAAGCCACAAAAGGGTCAAATCCGCGTCAGAAGTCTACTCTGTAGGGGATACGATTTCCGCAGTTGTGAAAAGTGTGGATGTTAAAGGAAGAAAAATAAGGCTGAGCATTAAGGATACGGAAGTAAATACCGAAGGAAACCATTCCGTCAGCCAGTACCTCAACAACCGGGAAAATGTTGGATCAAATCTGGGTAAGGCCCTGGTAGAGGCTGATGTAAAGCTGATTGATCCGAATAAATAA
- the cmk gene encoding (d)CMP kinase codes for MGKKLLITIDGPAGAGKSTVSKALAQILSYLYLDTGSLYRAIAYKMIKEKKNSEDTQFIANLSNSLNLHLLAEKNILKIILDDVDITDLLRTEGLALLASRISAIPIIRETLLPIQRQFGKIGGMIAEGRDMGTVVFPNADLKYYLTATLEERVRRRHKELLEAGNDSEREEIRDQMILRDRQDMERLIAPLKVPVDALVIDSTGMAVGEIVAAITHDVELKQS; via the coding sequence ATGGGAAAGAAACTGCTCATTACCATAGATGGCCCGGCGGGCGCCGGAAAAAGTACCGTGAGCAAAGCCCTGGCGCAGATCCTCTCCTACCTTTATCTGGATACCGGCTCCCTTTATCGCGCAATTGCATACAAAATGATCAAGGAAAAGAAGAATTCGGAGGATACGCAATTTATAGCGAACCTTTCGAATTCTCTCAATCTGCACCTTTTGGCAGAAAAGAACATCTTAAAGATCATCCTTGACGATGTCGACATCACGGATCTTCTAAGAACCGAAGGACTTGCTCTATTGGCATCCAGAATCTCCGCCATTCCGATCATCCGAGAGACGCTCCTGCCGATTCAGAGGCAATTCGGAAAAATTGGGGGAATGATCGCGGAAGGCAGAGATATGGGAACGGTTGTTTTTCCAAATGCCGATCTCAAGTATTATCTCACCGCAACCCTTGAGGAAAGGGTGCGAAGGCGCCACAAAGAACTGCTGGAGGCGGGAAATGATTCAGAAAGAGAGGAGATTAGAGATCAGATGATACTAAGAGATCGACAGGACATGGAGCGTTTGATCGCGCCTCTGAAGGTCCCGGTGGATGCCCTGGTGATTGATTCAACAGGTATGGCCGTCGGTGAGATCGTGGCGGCAATAACGCATGATGTGGAACTCAAACAATCATGA
- a CDS encoding anaerobic ribonucleoside-triphosphate reductase activating protein yields MRIGGFQKVSLIDYPGEICSVVFCQGCNFRCPYCHNPELVNPELFAECLPVDSILAFLRNRIGKLDAVTVTGGEPTIQQDLSRFLVCLKELGYLVKIDTNGSLPDVLEHLIDEKLVDYIAMDIKGPLDKYGKTAGVQVIQENIAESVQLILSSGLNHEFRTTVVDTLLTEEDLVSIGGLIAKARRYAIQPFVPTKTLSPHFLNAKSHAMDILEKIKGQLGEKINSVVIRPSN; encoded by the coding sequence ATGAGAATTGGCGGTTTTCAGAAGGTATCCCTAATTGATTATCCCGGCGAGATCTGCTCCGTTGTGTTTTGTCAAGGTTGCAATTTTCGTTGCCCCTACTGTCATAATCCGGAACTGGTCAACCCAGAACTCTTTGCCGAATGTCTTCCTGTGGATTCGATCCTTGCCTTTCTTCGTAACCGGATCGGCAAGCTGGATGCCGTTACCGTGACAGGGGGGGAACCAACAATTCAGCAAGATCTTTCGCGGTTTTTGGTGTGCCTTAAAGAACTGGGCTATTTGGTCAAGATCGATACCAATGGTTCGCTTCCGGATGTTCTTGAACATCTAATTGATGAAAAACTGGTGGATTACATAGCCATGGATATCAAGGGACCGCTTGATAAGTACGGGAAAACCGCTGGAGTTCAGGTAATTCAAGAGAATATTGCAGAATCCGTTCAATTGATCCTGTCCTCGGGTTTGAACCATGAGTTCCGGACAACCGTTGTGGACACTCTCCTGACTGAAGAGGATCTGGTTTCTATAGGAGGACTGATCGCAAAGGCGAGACGTTACGCCATTCAACCTTTTGTTCCAACCAAAACGCTTTCCCCGCACTTTCTGAATGCAAAATCGCATGCCATGGACATTCTTGAGAAAATCAAGGGGCAACTTGGGGAAAAGATTAACTCCGTTGTCATCCGGCCTTCAAATTAG
- a CDS encoding M48 family metallopeptidase produces MPHVVPSLKIAFIALFVVLFLFLSSYGAQASFTLEDEKKLGKEFYEKLEKSKVLISNPKINNYLNRVGQLVLASSPKAPFEFKFSVINSSAINAFATPGGYVYVNKGLINLCENESELAGVLAHEIAHINARHIAAIIEKSTKLNIAALAAILAGAFLGGGGEVTAALASFSMAAVTSMNLKYSRDHEEEADRLGMAYLVSSGYDGKSMLDFLKIMRKYEFYSKSVPSYFLTHPGTDERIRYLDGLLQVRYRNIGKESIIGGLTRIQVYLRFIGKNPELKLTYFQNSVQANPSNVDALYGLALTQEKLGLTSESIKNFKKALTLSPSDGDIVRDLGITCFRSGQTGEAIHYLSRALSLNPDDSNTIVYLGRAYQAEGRFQEALKILKKIENKPSIEADAHYQLAMAYGETKDQGASHYHFGMYFKKIRKKDSALFHFKAALNYYAAGNPKRQDIEKEIEEMQKEKPPKPPSPGDRNATAGFSF; encoded by the coding sequence ATGCCGCATGTGGTTCCCAGCCTGAAGATTGCATTTATTGCCCTCTTCGTTGTTTTATTTCTTTTTCTCTCGAGCTACGGTGCGCAAGCTTCTTTTACATTAGAGGATGAAAAGAAACTTGGAAAGGAGTTTTACGAGAAATTAGAAAAAAGCAAAGTTCTTATTTCAAACCCGAAAATCAATAACTATTTGAATCGTGTGGGCCAGCTTGTCCTGGCTTCTTCACCGAAGGCCCCCTTTGAATTCAAATTCTCTGTGATCAACAGCTCTGCAATCAATGCCTTTGCCACTCCGGGAGGGTATGTCTATGTCAACAAAGGCCTCATCAATCTTTGCGAAAACGAAAGTGAACTGGCAGGGGTTCTTGCCCATGAAATTGCTCACATCAATGCGAGACATATCGCCGCGATCATTGAAAAATCAACCAAGCTGAACATCGCGGCCTTAGCCGCCATCCTGGCAGGTGCATTTCTCGGTGGCGGTGGAGAAGTGACAGCCGCCCTTGCGAGCTTTTCCATGGCGGCAGTGACCAGTATGAATCTCAAGTACAGCCGGGATCATGAAGAAGAAGCCGATCGACTGGGAATGGCCTACCTGGTAAGCTCCGGTTATGACGGGAAATCCATGCTCGATTTCCTGAAGATCATGAGAAAGTATGAATTTTACTCAAAGAGCGTTCCTTCCTATTTCCTGACCCATCCGGGAACCGATGAGAGAATCCGTTATCTCGACGGCCTTCTGCAGGTCCGGTACAGAAACATAGGCAAAGAAAGCATCATCGGGGGGTTGACAAGGATCCAGGTTTACCTCCGCTTTATCGGGAAAAATCCGGAACTAAAGCTGACATATTTTCAAAATTCTGTTCAGGCTAACCCATCCAATGTTGATGCTCTCTATGGCCTCGCTTTGACGCAGGAAAAGCTTGGATTGACTTCGGAGTCCATCAAGAACTTTAAAAAGGCCCTGACTCTTTCTCCCAGTGATGGGGATATCGTCAGGGATTTGGGCATTACCTGCTTTAGATCGGGTCAAACAGGCGAAGCCATCCATTATTTGTCACGGGCTTTGTCTCTCAATCCCGACGACTCAAATACGATCGTTTATCTTGGAAGGGCTTACCAAGCCGAAGGCCGCTTCCAGGAAGCGTTGAAAATATTGAAAAAAATTGAGAACAAACCTTCGATTGAAGCGGATGCCCATTATCAGCTGGCGATGGCCTACGGTGAGACGAAGGATCAGGGGGCCTCGCACTACCATTTTGGAATGTATTTCAAGAAAATTCGCAAAAAGGACAGCGCCCTCTTTCATTTCAAGGCTGCGTTGAATTATTATGCTGCCGGTAATCCGAAAAGACAGGATATTGAAAAAGAAATCGAAGAGATGCAAAAAGAGAAGCCCCCCAAACCTCCATCTCCTGGAGACCGGAATGCGACAGCGGGTTTTTCTTTCTAA
- a CDS encoding enoyl-CoA hydratase/isomerase family protein, which produces MPYQTIIVEKMDGSAIITLNRPREMNAVSLGMRRELMDAFTVLEKDRSVNTMILTGGGFVFSAGTDIREMAELDDDEVADYLTSIKQCLTALYTFKKPVIAAVGGIAMGEGLNLITVCDIVIASESAIFSHPEIKLFGVNPLFHVLRDIVGTNKAKEMTMLAEPVGAMEAFRIGLANKVATLENFMGEAIAMAKELSNRSPEVLQALKRICNLTSSMDKLSSLDLEYDACEYFLSKKERKDYMEKFRGEVKKRKGT; this is translated from the coding sequence ATGCCTTATCAGACAATTATTGTTGAAAAAATGGATGGGTCAGCCATCATTACTTTGAATCGGCCTCGAGAGATGAATGCCGTTTCTCTGGGAATGCGAAGAGAATTGATGGATGCCTTTACCGTCTTGGAGAAGGATCGTTCCGTAAATACCATGATCCTTACCGGGGGAGGTTTTGTTTTTTCCGCCGGGACAGATATCAGGGAAATGGCCGAACTGGACGATGATGAAGTGGCGGATTACCTGACCTCCATCAAACAGTGTCTGACAGCTCTTTATACGTTTAAAAAGCCGGTTATTGCAGCTGTTGGTGGAATTGCCATGGGTGAAGGATTGAATTTAATAACCGTGTGCGACATCGTGATTGCCTCGGAGAGCGCTATTTTCAGTCATCCGGAAATAAAACTCTTTGGCGTCAACCCCTTGTTTCATGTCCTTAGAGATATCGTAGGGACCAACAAAGCAAAGGAAATGACGATGCTTGCTGAGCCTGTCGGAGCCATGGAAGCGTTTCGGATAGGTCTTGCCAATAAGGTTGCAACCCTTGAAAATTTCATGGGTGAGGCGATTGCGATGGCCAAAGAACTCTCCAACCGATCACCCGAAGTTCTTCAAGCCCTGAAAAGGATTTGCAATCTAACCTCTTCCATGGATAAGCTTTCTTCCTTGGACCTGGAATACGATGCCTGTGAGTATTTTTTATCTAAAAAGGAAAGGAAAGACTACATGGAAAAGTTTCGAGGAGAGGTAAAAAAAAGAAAGGGGACGTAG
- the sppA gene encoding signal peptide peptidase SppA, whose amino-acid sequence MLFLLLMFFSLIHGLTFIAGKRSAFTSTNKIGIVDVEGIIKDSTEVVENLQEFGKDDSVKGVILRINSPGGGVAASQEIYDAVMELRKRKRVLASMSSVAASGGYLVACAGEKIVANPGTLTGSISAVMYFTNTEELLSKVGVKASVIKSGKYKDIGSPIREMTEDEKSLLQGLVDDIYRQFLDVVIRHRAISSNTIKNIADGRIFTGRQAQQLGLVDYLGDKQYAIKMLAKLVGIQGDPVVVYPRKRYESMLDYFFQQTGSTLSSVLSREQNLSFGIHYLMDSYRMRMSVLPDMTH is encoded by the coding sequence TTGCTTTTTCTCCTACTCATGTTTTTTTCCCTGATTCATGGATTAACCTTCATCGCTGGAAAAAGGAGTGCCTTTACCAGTACGAATAAGATCGGCATTGTCGATGTCGAAGGAATCATCAAAGATTCAACGGAGGTTGTGGAGAATCTGCAGGAATTCGGCAAAGATGATTCCGTCAAAGGGGTGATCCTCCGGATTAATTCTCCCGGTGGCGGTGTTGCGGCATCCCAGGAGATCTATGACGCGGTCATGGAACTCAGAAAGAGAAAAAGAGTTCTCGCTTCCATGAGTTCTGTGGCCGCATCCGGTGGATATCTGGTTGCCTGTGCGGGGGAAAAGATTGTCGCCAATCCCGGTACACTGACGGGGAGTATTTCCGCCGTCATGTATTTTACCAATACGGAAGAATTGCTGAGCAAGGTCGGCGTGAAGGCTTCCGTGATAAAAAGTGGAAAATACAAGGATATCGGGTCGCCAATTCGAGAAATGACCGAAGATGAAAAGAGCTTGCTGCAAGGGCTGGTTGATGACATTTATCGCCAGTTCCTTGATGTCGTCATTCGCCATCGCGCGATATCTTCCAATACAATCAAAAATATTGCAGATGGCCGAATTTTTACGGGCAGGCAGGCTCAGCAGCTGGGACTTGTGGACTATCTCGGCGATAAACAGTATGCGATCAAGATGCTGGCGAAACTGGTCGGAATCCAAGGGGATCCCGTCGTCGTTTATCCCCGGAAAAGGTACGAGTCGATGCTCGATTATTTTTTCCAGCAAACGGGTTCCACACTGTCTTCCGTACTTTCCAGAGAACAGAACCTTTCTTTTGGCATTCATTATCTTATGGATTCCTACAGAATGCGGATGTCCGTTCTCCCGGACATGACCCATTGA